In Megalobrama amblycephala isolate DHTTF-2021 linkage group LG10, ASM1881202v1, whole genome shotgun sequence, one DNA window encodes the following:
- the LOC125277671 gene encoding trace amine-associated receptor 13c-like produces the protein MSNWGVTNTDNQTLQYCFPNNNLSCTRSLRPEAEYIFVYIFIAVTSVFTVFLNLLVIISISHFKQLHTPTNVLILSLAVADLIAGLILMPVQGMKLIESCWYFGEIFCSIFPLILYVVLIASLGNMIIISVDRYIAVNDPLRYPMKVNNNRVVVSIVVNWLFSFLYNVYMLYEYLLYPERNHTCIGECIISFTLENIILDHFVCLVAPCCIIIPLYVKICFVANYQAKHLNSVTDKKARSEKKAARTLGIVVLVYLLCWMPYYFTSLSVEYEKNDSLIINVMDWIVCMNSCMNPLIYAMFYRWFRLSAKYILTKKIFEPSSAYINLFLK, from the coding sequence ATGTCTAACTGGGGAGTAACAAACACAGATAATCAAACCCTCCAATATTGCTTTCCAAACAACAATTTGTCTTGTACCAGAAGTCTCCGACCTGAAGCGGAATACATTTTTGTGTACATTTTCATTGCTGTAACATCAGTGTTCACCGTGTTTCTGAACCTGTTGGTGATCATCTCCATCTCGCACTTCAAACAGCTTCACACTCCCACCAATGTGCTGATCCTCTCTCTGGCAGTGGCTGATCTGATTGCAGGACTGATTCTCATGCCAGTGCAGGGAATGAAACTGATTGAGTCATGCTGGTACTTTGGAGAAATATTTTGCTCTATATTTCCTCTTATTCTTTATGTGGTTCTCATAGCATCTCTTGGTAATATGATTATTATATCTGTGGATCGATACATTGCTGTGAATGACCCTTTGCGATATCCAATGAAGGTCAATAATAACAGAGTTGTTGTTTCAATTGTTGTGAACTGGTTattctccttcttatataatgtttatatgttGTATGAGTATTTATTGTATCCAGAGAGAAACCACACATGTATTGGAGAATGCATAATTTCTTTTACATTGGAAAATATAATACTAgatcattttgtttgtttagtgGCACCTTGCTGTATAATTATTCCTTTATATGTGAAAATCTGCTTTGTAGCAAACTATCAAGCAAAGCATTTAAATTCAGTCACAGACAAAAAGGCCAGATCAGAAAAAAAGGCTGCAAGAACCTTAGGGATTGTAGTACTGGTTTATCTTCTTTGCTGGATGCCATACTATTTCACTTCTCTTTCTGTTGAGTATGAGAAAAATGACTCTCTTATAATTAATGTAATGGACTGGATTGTGTGCATGAATTCCTGTATGAATCCACTTATATATGCAATGTTTTATCGATGGTTCAGACTGTCAgcaaaatacattttgacaaagaaaatatttgaaccTTCATCAGCATACATAAATCTGTTCCTTAAATAG